In the Thermus caldifontis genome, AGTTTGGCCTTGGCCTCGGGGTAGGCGAAGAGCACCTCCCGCTTGCGGAAGAGGGGGGTTTCTGGGGAGTTCAGGTACTTGGGGGTTTCCTCCCCCAAGGCCCTTCCCGTGAAGGCCACGATCCGCCCCAGCTGGTCCTTGATGGGGAAGGTGATCCGGTTCCTAAAGCGGTCGTAGAAGCGCCCGTCCTTTTCCGCCAGGACCCCGGCCTTAAGGCCCTCCTCCGGGCTGATTCCGTGGCGGCTCAGGTGGGTGAGGAGGCCATCCCCCTTGGCCGGGGCATAGCCCAGGCCAAAGCGGGCAATGCTTTCTGGGCTGAGCCCTCGGGTTTCCAGGTAGGCCTGGGCCTCGAGGGAGGCCTTAAGCCCCTCCAGGAAGTACTCCTGGGCTACTTTTAGGACATCCAGAAGCTCCCGGCGCTTGGCGGGAGCCCCGCCCTTGGGGAGCTCCACCCCAGCCTCCTCCGCCAGGCGCTCTAAGGCCTCCCGGAAGTCCAGGCCTTCCATCTTTTCCACAAAGGCGAAGAGATCCCCTCCCGCCTTGCAACCGAAGCAGTGGAAGAGCCCTTTTTCCTCGTCCACGTAGAAGGAGGGGGTCTTCTCCTGGTGAAAGGGGCAGAGGCCCCTCCAGCGGCCGCGGCCTGCGGGCTTCAAGGCCACGTACCGGGAAACCACCTCCCTTAGGGAGAGGCGGCGTTTAATGGCCTCTACCGCATGAGCCGCCTCCATTCTACCCCCCGCTCACGCCAAAGCCTCAGGACCCACCTTCCCAGGATACCGTATCCCCGGAGGTTCCCTTGGGGTTCCTCCCCCAGGAGGACCTTCTGCCACACGTGAGTTAAGGGCACAGAGGGGGTAAATCCCAGGAGGTGTTCCACCTTCTCCCCCCCTTCCAGGAGGAGCTGGGCCCGGAGGAGCCGGGCCACCTCCAGGTGCACGGCGAAGCCCGTGCGGTGGGTCTGGTAGAGGAGGTACTGGGAGAGGGTCTGGGCCCTCCTTGGGGCCTTGGGCCACAGGTAAAGGGCCAGGGAGGTCAGGGCCAGGTGGTAAACGTAGGGGTTGGAAAGCTGGCGCGCCTCCCTCAGGGCTTCCTTGAGGAGGGGGGTGGGGTCCAGGCCCTTTTGCCAGCGGTGGTGGGCCAGGGCCAATACCCCTAGGGCCTTGCCGTCCGGGTGGCGCAGGGTCGCCTGGAAGAGATCCTCCCGGAAGCGCCCCCTTAGGGTCCAGGCGGAGAGGAGGGCGGCAGCCAGCCAGGGGTGGGGCATCTGGCGGTAGGCGGCCTCGCCCTCCTCCAGGGCCTCCGCTAGGCGGCCGGTTTCCAGGAAAAGGCGGATCCGGGTGGCGTGAAAGCGGGTTTCCGACTCCGGGTCGCCCCCAGGCCTTTCCCGGAGCAGGGCCTCCGCTTCGGCGTAGCGGCCCAGGTCCATGAGGAGGCCTGCCCTAAGGCTTTGCCGGTGGAGGCGTAGGGAAGCGGGGACAAGGGGATGGGGCTCGGTGAGGACCTCCAGGGCTTGCCGGGGCTGGAAGGCCCGCCAAAGGGCCCCCGCCACCCTAAGCCGGGCCTGGGCCTCCTCCAGGGGGTAGGGCCTGAGGCTAGGCAGGAGGGGAAGGAGGTCTAAGGGATGCTGGGCCTGGCGGAGGGCTTCCAGCACGGGGTCTTCGGACCTAGGGCCCCCTTGGGCCTCCTCCGCTTGGCCTAAGGAAGCCTGGGCATCCTGGAGCTCCTTGGCCAAGGCATCCCGCCAGGAGGGTGGGGCGGCCTTCAGGGCCTCCTGGTAAAGGGGTATGGCCTGTTCGGGGTGGCCTTGCCGCCAGGCGGCCTGAGCGAGAAGCCTCAGGGCCTGCACCGCCTCCTGCACCTGCCCGGCCTGCTTCAGGTGGTAGGCCATGGACCAGATGGCCCCCTTTCCCCGGTAAAAGCGGGCCGCCGCCTGGTGCCAGGCCTTGGCCCGCTCCTCCGGCACCAGGGCCCGGGCCGCCTGGATCACCTGGGGCAGGGGCCTGCCCCCTTGGGTGAAGCCCTCCTCCTCCAGGCGCCAGGCGGAGAAGGGGCCCGCCAGCTCCCAGAGGAGTTCCTCCAGGTCTCCTTGCCGTCCTTGGAGGGAGGGTGGGTCCTGCTCCAGCACCCCAAGGATCAAAAGGGCCTGGCGTTCCGCCGGGGGGAGGGCGTCTAAGGCGGGTTGCAGGGCCAGTAGGGGAGGGGCCTTGAGGCCCTGGACCTCCAGGATAGGCTGGAATAAAGGCCTGCGGCTTTCCGCCAGGACCGAAAGGTTGGGGAAGGAGTGCCGAAGAAGGGCCCGCAGGATGCGATCTGGGGCATGGAGGTTTTTGGCCACCAGGAGAAGGGGGTGGGGCAGGTTTTGCAAAACCCTTTTCCAGGCTTCGTAAATGGCAGCCTCCAGGGTGGTGCGATCCCAAGGGGGGCGGGCCACCCTGGCCGACCTATCCCCTTCGGGGCCCTTTTCCTCGAGGCCCAGGCTGTAGCGCCAGGCCAGGGAAAGTTCGGGGGAAAGGTCCGCCAGGGCTAAGAGGGCTTCCGGTTCGCCAAAGGCCTTCTCCACCGCCTGGCGCAGGGTGGTCCGCAAGGGGGTTTCCGGCCCCATACGCTCCAGGACCACCACGGGGTGAGGGAAGGCTTCCAAAAACTTCTCCAGAAGAAGGGTTTTGCCGCTTCCTGGGGGGCCCACCAGGTTCAGGCGGGCGGGGAAGCGACCGAAGGTTTTCTGAAGGAGGGCAAGAAGCGCCTGGCCGTCAGGGTCAAGCTTCACCTGGACCGCCTTCACCCGGGACACCTCCACCGCTCCCAGGCCCTTGGCCTCCCGGAGGCCCAGGCCTTCCGCCTCCACCCCTGGGGCCAGGGCCAGGGTTTGGGGCTCGGTGAGCACCTCCCCAGGAAGGGCCATCTTGCTGAGCCTTTCCGCCAGGACCACCGGGGGGCCCACCGCGGTGGGTTCCCCTGCCTGGCCGCTTCCCAAGGGGGCCCAAAGCACCTCGCCGCTGGCTACCCCGGCGCGGGCGGGTAGGCGGGAGGTGCGCACCATCTCCAAGGCGGCCTCCAGGGCCCGCCAGGGCTCTTGGCCTCGAGCCTTGGGGGCCCCAAAGAGGACCAGGATCCCATCCCCCAGGAAGCGGTGGACGAACCCTCCTTTGGCCCGGGCCACGCGAGCGGCCTCCTCGAGGGCCTCCTGCAGGTGAAGGTAGGCCACCTGGAGACCAGCCTGGAAGTGCTGGCTGGAATCCACCAGATCGTAAAAGAGAACGCTTACATACCGCCTTTCCTCGGGCAAAAGGGCCCCCAGGGCCCGGCCGCAGGCCATGCAGAAACGGGCCTCAGGGGGGTTCTTCTGCCCGCATTCGCAGCGCATCTCACTCCCGGAAGAGCATTAGAGGTGGCCAGAGGAGCACCTCGGCCATCTCCGGCAAGGGATCTTCCGCATACACCACCAGGGGCAGGAGGCTTTCCAGCAAGTAAAAGCCCTCGCCCAAGGGGAGGGCTTTTCCCCCTAGGCGGTAGGACGCCCCCTCCCGTTGCCAGAAGGCCTCCCTTCCGAGGGGTTTGGCCTCCCGCACCATTCCGTGCAGGAGCACCCAGGTGGGGCCGGTGGGGGCAGGAGGGGTACCCCGGTCAAAGGCGTAGAAGACCTGGCCCCGGGCCAGGCCCTCCAGCAAGGGGCTTCCCCAAGGTTCGGGGAACAGGTAAGCCTCCACCCCATGGGCTCGGAAACGGGCGAAGAAGGCCTCGGGGCTTTCCTCTATGGCGCGGCCGGTGGCAGTGGCCCTGGGGGTCATGGGTAAAGTCTAATGCAGGGTCCTCTGGGGTAGGGAGAGGGTGAGGTTGGCGGCCAGGAAAAGGGCCGCTTCCTTGTCCAGGTACTGGTTGCCGTTGCCGCACTTGGGGGAGAGGACGCACCGGGGGCAACCTTCCTGGCAGGGGCAGGCCTTGAGGAGCTCCAAGGCCGCCTGGATCCACTGGGGGAAGCGGCGGGCCGCCTGGCGGGCGTAGCCCACGCCCCCGGGGTAGCCGTCGTAGATGAAGATGGTGGGGCCGCTGCCCGAGGGCAGGGGCCTGGGGTAGAAGGGGTAGGAAAGCCCCCCAATGTCCTGCCTTTCCGCCAGGACGAAAAGGGGCAAAAGGCCGATCAGGGTGTGCTCCAGGGCGTGGATGCCCCCGGGGATCCGGTGGGGTGGGACCACCAAGGGGGGGTGGAACCAAAGGGCCTCGGTGGGGAAAGAGATCTCGGGGAGCTCCAAGGGGATTTCCTCCAGAACGCTCCCGGTGAAAAAGCGCTTTTTGGCGTAGGCCACCACCCTTTCCCGCAGTACCACCTGGCCCACCCAGACCCCATGGCCCAGGGGCTCCCCCGAGAGAACCTCCAGGTCGGTTTCCGCCCGGGGCTCGGTGTAGTAGTCCTCGAGGGCGGGAAGAAGCCAGATCTCCCGCCTTTGGGGGTCAATGTTCCGCACCAGGTAGCTTTCCCCCCCGTGCAGGTAGACCGCCCCCGGGTGGGCCTCCCAGTAGGCCTGGCGCTCGTCCAGATAGCCCAGGACCTCCCCATCCGGGCCCTTTAGGGTGAAGGTGCCACCCAAGCCCCTTAAGGATAGGTCCCGGTGGGGATGGCGCT is a window encoding:
- a CDS encoding AAA family ATPase, translating into MRCECGQKNPPEARFCMACGRALGALLPEERRYVSVLFYDLVDSSQHFQAGLQVAYLHLQEALEEAARVARAKGGFVHRFLGDGILVLFGAPKARGQEPWRALEAALEMVRTSRLPARAGVASGEVLWAPLGSGQAGEPTAVGPPVVLAERLSKMALPGEVLTEPQTLALAPGVEAEGLGLREAKGLGAVEVSRVKAVQVKLDPDGQALLALLQKTFGRFPARLNLVGPPGSGKTLLLEKFLEAFPHPVVVLERMGPETPLRTTLRQAVEKAFGEPEALLALADLSPELSLAWRYSLGLEEKGPEGDRSARVARPPWDRTTLEAAIYEAWKRVLQNLPHPLLLVAKNLHAPDRILRALLRHSFPNLSVLAESRRPLFQPILEVQGLKAPPLLALQPALDALPPAERQALLILGVLEQDPPSLQGRQGDLEELLWELAGPFSAWRLEEEGFTQGGRPLPQVIQAARALVPEERAKAWHQAAARFYRGKGAIWSMAYHLKQAGQVQEAVQALRLLAQAAWRQGHPEQAIPLYQEALKAAPPSWRDALAKELQDAQASLGQAEEAQGGPRSEDPVLEALRQAQHPLDLLPLLPSLRPYPLEEAQARLRVAGALWRAFQPRQALEVLTEPHPLVPASLRLHRQSLRAGLLMDLGRYAEAEALLRERPGGDPESETRFHATRIRLFLETGRLAEALEEGEAAYRQMPHPWLAAALLSAWTLRGRFREDLFQATLRHPDGKALGVLALAHHRWQKGLDPTPLLKEALREARQLSNPYVYHLALTSLALYLWPKAPRRAQTLSQYLLYQTHRTGFAVHLEVARLLRAQLLLEGGEKVEHLLGFTPSVPLTHVWQKVLLGEEPQGNLRGYGILGRWVLRLWRERGVEWRRLMR